The following coding sequences lie in one Rutidosis leptorrhynchoides isolate AG116_Rl617_1_P2 chromosome 6, CSIRO_AGI_Rlap_v1, whole genome shotgun sequence genomic window:
- the LOC139852256 gene encoding AP2-like ethylene-responsive transcription factor TOE3 isoform X3 — MWSIGSSNGSISLKKAYDKAAIQCNEREAVTNFDPFSYEEEPSFESDNGGYDTNLDLNLEWHLPFKQSSGWYTITIRNYIE; from the exons ATGTGGTCGATCGGAAGCTCGAATGGGTCAATTTCTCTGAAAAA GGCTTATGACAAGGCTGCTATACAATGCAATGAAAGAGAAGCAGTCACCAACTTTGATCCCTTCTCATATGAGGAGGAGCCAAGTTTTGAGTCTGACAATGGAG GATATGAcacaaacttggatttgaatttgGAATGGCATCTCCCTTTTAAACAGAG TTCAGGTTGGTATACAATCACCATAAGGAATTACATTGAATGA
- the LOC139852256 gene encoding uncharacterized protein isoform X2, which yields MWSIGSSNGSISLKKFHFILINMHCFPRAYDKAAIQCNEREAVTNFDPFSYEEEPSFESDNGGYDTNLDLNLEWHLPFKQRLVYNHHKELH from the exons ATGTGGTCGATCGGAAGCTCGAATGGGTCAATTTCTCTGAAAAA GTTTCATTTCATTTTGATTAACATGCATTGTTTTCCCAG GGCTTATGACAAGGCTGCTATACAATGCAATGAAAGAGAAGCAGTCACCAACTTTGATCCCTTCTCATATGAGGAGGAGCCAAGTTTTGAGTCTGACAATGGAG GATATGAcacaaacttggatttgaatttgGAATGGCATCTCCCTTTTAAACAGAG GTTGGTATACAATCACCATAAGGAATTACATTGA
- the LOC139852256 gene encoding AP2-like ethylene-responsive transcription factor TOE3 isoform X4, giving the protein MWSIGSSNGSISLKKFHFILINMHCFPRAYDKAAIQCNEREAVTNFDPFSYEEEPSFESDNGGYDTNLDLNLEWHLPFKQS; this is encoded by the exons ATGTGGTCGATCGGAAGCTCGAATGGGTCAATTTCTCTGAAAAA GTTTCATTTCATTTTGATTAACATGCATTGTTTTCCCAG GGCTTATGACAAGGCTGCTATACAATGCAATGAAAGAGAAGCAGTCACCAACTTTGATCCCTTCTCATATGAGGAGGAGCCAAGTTTTGAGTCTGACAATGGAG GATATGAcacaaacttggatttgaatttgGAATGGCATCTCCCTTTTAAACAGAG TTGA
- the LOC139852256 gene encoding APETALA2-like protein 1 isoform X1 — MWSIGSSNGSISLKKFHFILINMHCFPRAYDKAAIQCNEREAVTNFDPFSYEEEPSFESDNGGYDTNLDLNLEWHLPFKQSSGWYTITIRNYIE, encoded by the exons ATGTGGTCGATCGGAAGCTCGAATGGGTCAATTTCTCTGAAAAA GTTTCATTTCATTTTGATTAACATGCATTGTTTTCCCAG GGCTTATGACAAGGCTGCTATACAATGCAATGAAAGAGAAGCAGTCACCAACTTTGATCCCTTCTCATATGAGGAGGAGCCAAGTTTTGAGTCTGACAATGGAG GATATGAcacaaacttggatttgaatttgGAATGGCATCTCCCTTTTAAACAGAG TTCAGGTTGGTATACAATCACCATAAGGAATTACATTGAATGA